From Aliarcobacter butzleri, the proteins below share one genomic window:
- a CDS encoding ABC transporter permease has translation MRFILKILKDFPAYLWSGWGSLASIFLFLALWDLGNQLYGNLVLPSPKDTFTTLFSILTDDSTIENVLITIKRAFLGFGISLVIGSILGLVAGLFVTASIMSRPIVTILVGMPPIAWIVLAMIWFGMSDMTVVFTVIIASFPIIFVGALQGTRTIEGDLKQMADSFHLPFKMKIFDLYLPHIFSYIFPAYISALGMSWKIVVMAELLSSSNGIGASLAIARSQLDTPVALALVVIMIGSLLFIEYLIFEPIKREVEAWRN, from the coding sequence ATGAGATTTATACTTAAAATACTTAAAGATTTTCCAGCTTATTTATGGAGTGGCTGGGGTTCATTAGCTTCAATATTTTTATTTTTAGCTTTATGGGATTTAGGAAATCAACTTTATGGAAATTTAGTTTTACCAAGTCCAAAAGATACATTTACAACTCTATTTTCAATTTTAACAGATGATTCAACTATTGAAAATGTTTTAATTACAATAAAAAGAGCTTTTTTAGGTTTTGGTATATCTTTAGTTATTGGATCAATTTTAGGTTTAGTAGCAGGACTTTTTGTAACAGCTTCAATTATGAGTAGACCAATAGTAACAATATTAGTTGGAATGCCACCTATTGCTTGGATTGTATTAGCCATGATTTGGTTTGGTATGAGTGATATGACGGTTGTTTTTACTGTTATTATTGCCTCTTTTCCTATTATATTTGTAGGAGCTTTACAAGGGACAAGAACAATAGAAGGTGACTTAAAACAAATGGCTGATAGTTTTCATTTACCTTTTAAAATGAAAATATTTGATTTATATTTACCTCACATATTTTCTTATATTTTTCCTGCATATATCAGTGCTTTAGGAATGTCTTGGAAAATTGTTGTTATGGCTGAACTTTTATCAAGTAGCAATGGAATTGGTGCAAGTTTAGCAATAGCAAGAAGTCAACTTGATACGCCGGTTGCTTTAGCTTTAGTTGTGATTATGATAGGAAGTTTACTTTTTATTGAATATTTGATTTTTGAACCAATAAAAAGAGAGGTTGAAGCATGGAGAAATTAG
- a CDS encoding glycosyltransferase family 39 protein yields MISKNRYTLYFYTFLLVIVSILLFKVELSLSISYKEALNVFINNSMLTFITKASLYFFGQNDIALRLPFILFYFFSVILMYEITENYFKYESDRLISIIIFMVLPGVLSASLLVNSAIIVTFFTLLYIYYYQKYNKHLYILLFVCLFIDNSFVILFLALFFFSFKNKDKTLLYISAILFVLSLYIYGFPTDGKPRGFLIDTVAIYAAIFSPVLFIYFIYTIYRAGIKKDRSLSWYISITALLISIIFSFRQKIYIEDFAPYVVIAIPLMLKTFLHSYRIRLEQFRKVHKIMAIIIIGMLALNVVFTFVNKPLYLIISEPKRHFVYQYHFAKELAFTLKEQNIDEILCDDEELQLRLKFYNINKGENYYLSTKEFFNYDEKISIKYYNKDLFDVYIKDLKNLK; encoded by the coding sequence ATGATTTCAAAAAATAGATATACTCTTTACTTTTACACTTTTTTATTAGTAATTGTTTCTATTTTACTATTTAAAGTAGAATTGTCTCTAAGTATTTCGTATAAAGAAGCATTGAATGTTTTTATAAATAATTCAATGTTGACATTTATAACAAAAGCTTCTTTATATTTTTTTGGACAAAATGATATTGCTTTAAGATTGCCTTTTATCCTTTTTTATTTTTTTAGTGTTATTTTAATGTATGAAATAACTGAGAATTACTTCAAATACGAAAGTGATAGGCTCATTTCTATAATCATTTTTATGGTCTTGCCAGGAGTATTAAGTGCATCACTTTTAGTAAATAGTGCAATTATTGTAACTTTTTTTACTCTTTTATATATCTATTATTATCAAAAATATAATAAACATCTTTACATATTATTATTTGTTTGTCTTTTTATTGACAACTCTTTTGTAATTCTTTTTTTAGCACTTTTTTTCTTCTCTTTTAAAAATAAGGATAAAACTTTACTATATATTTCTGCAATACTTTTTGTATTGTCTTTATATATTTATGGTTTTCCTACTGATGGAAAACCAAGAGGATTTTTGATTGATACTGTTGCAATTTATGCAGCTATATTTTCCCCTGTACTTTTTATATATTTTATCTATACTATTTATAGAGCAGGAATAAAAAAAGACAGAAGTTTAAGTTGGTATATATCTATTACAGCTTTACTCATATCTATTATTTTTTCATTTAGACAAAAAATTTATATAGAAGATTTCGCTCCTTATGTTGTAATTGCCATTCCTTTAATGTTAAAAACTTTTTTACACTCATATAGAATTAGATTAGAACAATTTAGAAAAGTTCATAAGATTATGGCAATAATAATTATTGGAATGTTAGCTTTAAATGTTGTTTTTACATTTGTAAATAAACCTTTGTATCTAATTATTTCAGAACCAAAAAGACATTTTGTTTATCAATACCATTTTGCAAAGGAGTTAGCTTTTACTTTAAAAGAACAAAATATAGATGAAATTCTTTGTGATGATGAAGAGTTGCAACTTCGATTAAAATTTTATAATATAAATAAAGGTGAAAACTATTACTTGTCAACAAAAGAGTTTTTTAATTATGATGAGAAAATTAGTATAAAATATTACAACAAAGACCTTTTTGATGTTTATATAAAAGATTTAAAAAACCTGAAATGA
- a CDS encoding anthranilate synthase component II: MVLMIDNYDSFTYNIVQYCLELGADLKVIRNDELTLEEIEKLNPSKIIISPGPATPNEAGVCLDVIKYFANKKPIFGICLGHQAIGQVFGGKVVRAKNMMHGKTSLIKVVKDTKIFEGLPQEFIQTRYHSLIVDKNDLPEDIIVTSYSTDDDEIMSLEIKDKQIYGVQFHPESIMSEHGYKIIGNFLKL; this comes from the coding sequence AGTTTTACATATAATATAGTTCAATATTGTTTAGAACTAGGGGCTGATTTAAAAGTAATTAGAAATGATGAATTAACTTTAGAAGAAATCGAAAAATTAAATCCTTCAAAAATTATAATTTCTCCAGGACCAGCAACTCCTAATGAAGCTGGTGTTTGTTTAGATGTTATAAAATATTTTGCGAATAAGAAACCAATATTTGGTATTTGTTTAGGACATCAAGCTATTGGACAAGTTTTTGGTGGAAAAGTTGTACGAGCAAAAAATATGATGCATGGTAAAACATCTTTAATAAAAGTTGTAAAAGATACAAAAATCTTTGAAGGATTACCTCAGGAATTTATTCAAACACGATATCACTCTTTAATAGTTGATAAAAATGATTTGCCTGAAGATATAATAGTTACTTCGTACAGTACAGATGATGATGAGATTATGTCTTTAGAGATAAAAGATAAACAAATTTATGGAGTACAGTTCCATCCTGAGTCAATTATGAGTGAACATGGTTACAAAATAATTGGAAATTTTTTAAAATTGTAG